Proteins from a genomic interval of Coccidioides posadasii str. Silveira chromosome 7, complete sequence:
- a CDS encoding uncharacterized protein (EggNog:ENOG410PP1F~COG:S), with translation MPQPQFTVSPALRDIISKPSPANIDQFDPGTLLQQATSELRIHILALLARNEESKARRTA, from the coding sequence ATGCCTCAACCACAATTTACCGTTTCTCCTGCGCTCCGCGATATCATCAGCAAACCTTCTCCTGCAAACATCGACCAATTCGACCCTGGAACTCTTCTTCAACAGGCCACCAGCGAGCTGAGAATCCATATACTGGCACTTCTGGCGAGAAACGAGGAATCAAAAGCTCGCCGCACAGCTTAA
- a CDS encoding uncharacterized protein (EggNog:ENOG410PIW3~COG:K), with translation MSRYVRQGSTTFERAMTTGNDSDLRHTNKYLHSQGNGQVTHGTAVGEGGQEHESEYINDTNGPYSGNRGSYNYSTGHSSSNLHGEPTHLSSDITNSASSTNGTDRIGSRPSAQSQWTPGYSTPRLGPPSSLYNVVSDTRSTPANGPGGDTYSASSNSASVYPSSGLNGSGKRSRDDDDQEETSRADSQHCEVSYEHKTAKNTYRKPYRGPRGRRIACSPELEEWGYATPPLRTIGYSHHPMVIIW, from the coding sequence ATGTCCAGGTATGTGAGACAAGGCTCGACGACTTTTGAACGAGCTATGACTACCGGAAATGATTCGGACCTACGGCATACTAACAAATATCTACACAGCCAGGGAAATGGGCAAGTGACCCATGGTACAGCAGTAGGAGAGGGAGGACAAGAGCATGAGAGTGAATATATCAACGACACCAACGGTCCCTATAGCGGCAATCGTGGATCTTACAATTACAGCACTGGTCATTCTAGCAGCAATTTGCATGGAGAGCCTACCCATTTATCCTCCGATATTACGAACTCGGCGTCCAGCACAAATGGGACTGATAGGATAGGTTCAAGGCCAAGTGCACAGAGCCAGTGGACACCCGGTTACTCAACTCCACGCCTCGGACCGCCCAGCAGCCTATATAATGTTGTCAGTGATACAAGGAGCACTCCCGCAAACGGTCCTGGGGGAGATACTTACTCTGCTTCGTCAAACTCGGCGTCTGTCTACCCGTCTTCGGGTTTGAACGGTTCCGGTAAGCGTTCCAGGGACGATGACGATCAAGAGGAAACTTCCCGAGCCGACAGCCAACATTGCGAGGTTAGTTACGAGCACAAAACGGCGAAAAACACTTACCGAAAACCCTATCGGGGGCCCCGTGGGCGGCGCATCGCTTGCTCTCCAGAGCTTGAAGAATGGGGGTATGCCACGCCGCCGTTAAGAACCATCGGGTACTCGCACCACCCTATGGTGATTATATGGTGA
- a CDS encoding uncharacterized protein (EggNog:ENOG410PIW3~COG:K) — translation MTRGRRDGILKSEKVRHVVKIGPMHLKGVWIPFERALEFANKEKITDLLYPLFVHNIGGLLYHPSNQTRPNSIVAATERRRIEANQQQSRSVQGPQPPPCTTITPCTTCYFTSYPTFQPGSHSCRSTKF, via the exons ATGACCAGAGGAAGGAGGGATGGTATTCTTAAGAGTGAAAAGGTCCGGCATGTGGTTAAAATCGGGCCCATGCATCTCAAGGGTGTCTG GATTCCCTTTGAGCGTGCCCTTGAATTTGCCAATAAAGAGAAAATTACAGACTTGCTTTACCCGCTGTTTGTTCATAACATTGGAGGTCTTTTGTACCATCCATCGAATCAAACGAGGCCGAACTCGATTGTTGCAGCCACTGAACGAAGACGGATTGAGGCAAACCAGCAACAGAGTCGCTCTGTCCAAGGACCGCAACCACCACCGTGCACCACCATCACTCCATGCACAACCTGTTACTTCACAAGTTACCCAACCTTCCAGCCAGGCTCTCATTCCTGCCGGTCGACCAAGTTTTGA
- a CDS encoding uncharacterized protein (EggNog:ENOG410PIW3~COG:K), with protein MNQTQSYMDVHSSHLPSAQAYTSQPGAVETLSHYPYQQPPLLQPGPTAYAPTTSAYPYGYSNPVTSPQSSSQPVTNSLAPHAPAQIYLYLVAMTTTPNPHGYAGSNTHTPPYNVPHTFDTTGQVAPPGMKPRVTATLWEDEGTLCFQVEAKGVCVARREDNHMINGTNC; from the exons ATGAACCAAACTCAGTCATATATGGACGTACATTCGTCACATTTACCTTCGGCGCAGGCATATACGTCCCAACCCGGGGCTGTTGAAACACTATCACACTATCCGTATCAACAGCCTCCTCTTTTACAGCCTGGACCCACCGCTTATGCACCAACGACCAGCGCATACCCGTATGGTTATTCGAACCCTGTTACCTCCCCTCAGTCAAGCAGCCAACCAGTGACAAATTCCCTCGCTCCACATGCTCCTGCTCAGATTTACCTTTACCTGGTAG CTATGACGACTACTCCAAATCCCCACGGATATGCTGGATCTAATACCCATACTCCGCCTTATAATGTGCCTCATACTTTTGACACTACCGGCCAGGTAGCGCCTCCAGGAATGAAACCAAGAGTGACTGCCACACTTTGGGAAGATGAGGGTACTCTATGTTTTCAAGTGGAAGCGAAGGGCGTCTGTGTCGCTCGTAGAGAAG ATAACCACATGATCAATGGTACTAATTGTTAA
- a CDS encoding uncharacterized protein (EggNog:ENOG410PGXQ~COG:A~BUSCO:415at33183) — MAPGRKKKKPASNPARGFTTTSIPSKSQVINSGVLTKAEQPSVTKEEQKPATAGQPEKSKDSLENLPPEELEKHLEEAELQSLLDKYAGKCKNEASRQAGRLETERRTLRAQGMTINTRDWLSPDICNLIIEKEIKEIEKLPSYFSRFDENADFMANEEERCINMWTLKETLLKLGFSKSMVDKALRGILLHSSQDQASNKDFTSSIGPVLEWLASHSSEDELPIYGQQKPPAKPDDQKDEIEATPPNSGTTTPVNNISTKPKSPTHPSPSLDSDPDMSDIDLDPDALIPRYLELRSRIYSLQPSFFNHPKTRSKKAAVSVVDPAIDSQIEKIKTKLAVVERDILFDSEKAEAEWKERLCELRADTAESLRGRLKPTEPSLEMASGRDGKGPPTDTGGQPNLVDSDDDENILGSMFAIESDSPIGTAANAFTDGRVATKLRDFGKSVGINPRRVLEEACRTRDPGFKIVYRDLDSTSYSHRKSVRITWSKAQDVPLDIPYPDIYFTSNPHFVQVSMDSISAATALQAESYVSVVALFILSSSTRENRAYMKLPGLWKDVWDELSSSRKEHEEAADKEVVKGLQDIFQQVKSQADEDVVLIENFKRRNGNARARQEENLQPKFSSSQPSKYYQNLWKDRSSTDLFAKMMKTRTNLPIWPFKEQIIEMISANQTLIICSETGSGKSTQIPSFILENELTAGRHCKIYVTEPRRISAISLAKRVSEELGEGRDAVGTARSLVGYAIRLESKVVASSRLIYATTGVVIRMLERPHDFNDITHLVLDEVHERTLDSDFLLIILRRLLNQRADLKLVLMSATVDAQMFSAYLDGAPVLNIPGRTFAVQTNYLEDAIEVTRHCSHEKESLDYTDESDFSSTERAQTDESLRSTLSAYSKQTCDAVCSFDEYRLDYKLIIDLIFTIATKPGLEKYSKAFLVFMPGLAEIRRLHDGILSEPFFENGWIVHSLHSSIASEEQEKAFLVPQKGTRKIVIATNIAETGMISAEDNLFRGFHFLTSLGITIPDITAVIDTGKEKVMRFDERRQISRLVETFISRANAKQRRGRAGRVQEGLCFHLFTKHRHDKLMADQQTPEMLRLSLQDLILRVKICNLGDIEETLSEALDPPSSKNIRRAIEALKAVKALTNTEVLTPLGRQLAQLPLDVFLGKLILYGALFQCVDSTVSIAAILSCKSPFVHTAASSNATQAAKRAFDRGNSDLLSVYNAYCAWKKCRETPRMNEFTFCRKNCLSPQALLNIEDVKTQLLVSLVDTGLVKLDVSEEADLSRARFSGRRRQFFTVPERLDVNSSNDLVVNSVIAWSFYPRILTRQGKGWRNISNNQSVVLHTTSVNKTAELSTKWLSYYHIMQSRNRNYNAHETSAVEDFPIALLCGDVEFKMYSGVVSIDGNRIRFSVKDWKSMMALKALSTRIRDIISQIFRNPKKDLTIDQKDWFDILQQVFIQQKEKRSEKSQRR; from the exons ATGGCACCAGGTcgcaagaagaagaagcctgCTTCCAACCCAGCAAGAGGATTCACAACTACTTCAATCCCATCTAAATCACAAGTCATAAACTCTGGAGTGTTAACAAAGGCAGAACAACCATCTGTTACCAAAGAAGAGCAGAAACCAGCCACTGCAGGACAACCAGAGAAATCCAAGGATTCTTTGGAAAACCTGCCGCCAGAGGAGCTCGAGAAACATCTCGAAGAGGCTGAACTACAGAGTCTGTTAGACAAGTATGCAGGAAAATGCAAAAACGAGGCTTCTCGTCAAGCTGGAAGACTCGAAACAGAGCGCCGCACTCTGCGTGCTCAAGGGATGACCATTAATACTCGAGATTGGTTAAGCCCGGATATCTGCAACCTGATCattgaaaaagaaatcaaagAAATTGAAAAATTACCGTCCTATTTTAGTAGGTTTGACGAAAATGCTGATTTCATGgcaaatgaagaagaacgaTGTATAAACATGTGGACACTCAAGGAGACCCTGCTTAAACTTGGGTTTTCCAAGTCCATGGTGGATAAAGCGTTGAGAGGAATTCTCTTACACTCTTCCCAGGATCAAGCCTCAAACAAGGATTTCACGTCGAGTATAGGCCCGGTCCTTGAATGGCTGGCATCGCACTCCTCCGAAGATGAGCTACCGATATACGGGCAGCAGAAACCCCCAGCAAAGCCGGACGATCAAAAAG ATGAAATAGAAGCAACACCTCCAAACTCTGGGACAACCACTCCTGTTAACAATATATCAACGAAGCCAAAAAGCCCTACGCACCCAAGCCCTTCGTTGGACTCAGACCCTGACATGTCCGATATTGATCTGGATCCAGACGCATTGATCCCGCGTTATCTAGAACTCCGATCACGTATCTATTCCCTTCAACCAAGTTTTTTCAATCATCCCAAGACAAGGTCCAAAAAGGCTGCTGTGAGCGTAGTGGACCCTGCAATTGATTCCCAGatagaaaaaataaagactAAACTTGCTGTGGTCGAAAGGGATATCTTATTTGATTCCGAAAAAGCTGAGGCTGAATGGAAAGAAAGGCTCTGTGAATTGCGTGCTGATACCGCTGAGTCGTTACGTGGACGACTAAAACCTACAGAACCTAGCCTGGAAATGGCATCAGGAAGAGATGGGAAGGGCCCACCAACCGATACCGGTGGGCAGCCGAACTTAGTCGATAGCGACGACGACGAAAACATCCTAGGAAGCATGTTCGCGATTGAGTCCGATTCCCCTATAGGAACGGCTGCGAATGCCTTCACCGACGGGCGTGTGGCAACTAAGCTCAGAGATTTTGGTAAATCGGTTGGGATCAATCCCCGTCGCGTTTTGGAAGAAGCGTGCAGAACGAG AGACCCGGGTTTCAAAATAGTTTATAGGGACTTGGATTCTACGTCTTATTCCCACCGCAAGAGTGTTCGGATAACTTGGTCCAAAGCCCAGGACGTACCTCTGGATATTCCGTACCCCGACATATATTTCACCTCGAATCCGCATTTCGTACAGGTTTCGATGGATTCCATAAGTGCGGCAACTGCACTGCAAGCAGAATCCTACGTCTCTGTTGTTGCCTTATTTATTCTCTCTTCTTCGACGAGGGAAAATAGAGCGTACATGAAATTACCTGGGCTGTGGAAGGACGTGTGGGATGAGTTGTCTAGCTCCAGAAAGGAACACGAGGAGGCTGCCGATAAGGAAGTTGTTAAGGGTTTACAGGATATTTTTCAACAAGTTAAAAGTCAAGCCGACGAGGATGTCGTGCTGATCGAAAATTTTAAACGACGGAACGGAAACGCGAGAGCGAGACAAGAGGAAAATCTGCAACCGAAATTTTCAAGTTCGCAACCGTCAAAATACTACCAAAACCTATGGAAAGACCGATCTTCCACCGACCTTTTCGCAAAAATGATGAAAACCCGGACTAACCTCCCAATATGGCCATTCAAAGAGCAGATAATAGAAATGATTTCAGCAAACCAAACGCTTATCATTTGTAGCGAAACCGGAAGTGGCAAGAGCACGCAAATACCATCTTTTATCCTCGAAAATGAACTCACAGCGGGCCGTCATTGCAAGATATACGTGACCGAACCACGAAGGATTTCGGCCATATCACTCGCAAAAAGAGTTAGCGAAGAACTCGGAGAGGGTAGGGACGCCGTTGGAACAGCTAGATCTCTTGTGGGATACGCAATAAGGCTGGAGAGCAAAGTAGTGGCATCTAGTAGATTGATATATGC GACAACGGGAGTAGTAATCAGGATGTTAGAGCGGCCGCATGATTTCAACGACATAACTCATTTGGTTTTGGACGAAGTTCACGAGCGCACGCTTGATAGCGATTTTTTATTGATTATACTTCGTCGACTTTTGAATCAACGAGCAGACCTTAAATTAGTCCTCATGTCTGCGACCGTCGATGCGCAGATGTTTTCTGCATATCTCGATGGCGCACCAGTCCTGAATATTCCTGGTCGGACATTCGCTGTGCAAACCAATTATCTGGAGGATGCGATCGAGGTCACGAGGCACTGTTCACACGAAAAGGAGTCGCTAGATTATACAGACGAAAGCGATTTCTCCAGCACTGAACGGGCTCAAACTGACGAGAGTCTACGATCCACATTGTCCGCATATAGCAAACAAACCTGCGATGCGGTTTGTTCTTTTGACGAATATCGCCTTGATTATAAGCTGATCATAGATTTGATTTTTACTATAGCGACTAAACCCGGGCTAGAGAAATATAGCAAGGCATTCTTGGTTTTCATGCCTGGGCTAGCGGAAATACGCAGGCTGCATGACGGAATACTTTCAGAGCCATTTTTTGAAAACGGTTGGATAGTGCATTCTCTTCACTCTTCAATAGCCAGTGAGGAGCAGGAAAAGGCATTTTTAGTCCCTCAAAAgggaacaagaaaaattgtCATCGCAACAAATATTGCTGAGACTGGTATGATAAGCGCAGAAGATAACCTTTTTCGTGGCTTCCACTTTCTAACGAGCCTAGGGATTACAATTCCGGATATAACTGCAGTAATAGATACGGGAAAAGAGAAGGTTATGCG GTTTGACGAGCGACGTCAGATATCAAGACTCGTTGAAACGTTTATATCCCGTGCCAATGCTAAGCAACGACGTGGCAGAGCTGGAAGAGTTCAAGAAGGCCTCTGTTTTCACTTATTTACCAAACATCGCCACGATAAACTG ATGGCAGATCAACAAACCCCTGAAATGCTCCGTCTCTCTCTTCAAGACCTAATCCTTCGAGTGAAAATCTGCAATCTCGGTGACATTGAGGAAACTCTCTCTGAAGCACTCGATCCTCCATCATCCAAGAATATTCGTCGGGCGATAGAGGCACTCAAAGCAGTCAAGGCTCTTACTAACACTGAAGTGTTGACACCCTTAGGCAGGCAACTCGCTCAACTGCCACTGGATGTGTTCTTAGGCAAGTTAATCCTGTATGGTGCTCTGTTTCAATGTGTAGATTCAACGGTGAGCATCGCGGCCATTTTATCCTGCAAATCCCCTTTTGTACATACAGCCGCATCGAGCAATGCCACACAGGCTGCAAAACGTGCTTTTGATCGAG GGAATTCCGATCTGTTGTCTGTCTACAACGCTTACTGTGCGTGGAAAAAATGCCGTGAGACACCAAGAATGAACGAGTTCACGTTCTGTCGAAAGAACTGCTTGAGCCCCCAAGCACTGTTAAACATAGAAGATGTCAAAACTCAATTGCTAGTTTCCCTAGTTGATACAGGCCTGGTAAAGCTGGATGTTTCCGAAGAAGCTGATTTGAGCAG GGCACGATTTTCTGGACGCAGACGCCAGTTTTTCACAGTGCCCGAACGACTGGATGTCAATAGCAGCAATGACCTGGTTGTAAACTCTGTTATTGCATGGAGTTTCTACCCTAGGATTTTGACCCGCCAAGGGAAAGGATGGAGGAACATTTCAAACAATCAGTCAGTGGTTCTCCACACGACATCAGTAAATAAGACTGCAGAACTTTCAACAAAGTGGCTCTCCTATTATCATATAATGCAGTCACGAAATCGGAACTACAACGCGCATGAGACGAGCGCGGTCGAGGACTTTCCCATTGCGTTGCTCTGCGGTGATGTTGAGTTCAAG ATGTATTCTGGGGTGGTGTCAATAGACGGTAATCGCATTAGATTCTCGGTGAAAGATTGGAAGTCGATGATGGCGCTCAAAGCCTTGAGCACCAGGATTCGAGATATCATTTCCCAGATCTTCCGAAATCCTAAGAAAGACTTAACGATCGATCAGAAGGATTGGTTTGATATCTTGCAGCAAGTGTTCATTCagcagaaagaaaagagaagcgAAAAGAGCCAAAGAAGGTAA